The Acidimicrobiales bacterium genomic sequence GAGCTGCTCGGCCTCGTGCTTGGAGCGCCCGTAACCCAGGAACGGGTCGCGGGGGGAGTCCTCGGTGAAGCTCTCGCCGGGCCGGGGGTTGGCCCCGAACGGGGACGTGGACGAGATGTGGACCAGGCGGCCGGCGCCGGCGCGGCGGGCGGCGTCGAGGACCAGCTCGGTGCCGCCCACGTTGACGTCGAAGAAGGCCCGGGTGCCGCCCTCGGGGTGGATCACCGCCGCGGTGTGGACCACGGTGGGCGCCGTCAACCCCTCGAACAGGCGCTCCAGGGCCACCGGGTCGCGCACGTCGCCCACCACCGGCTCCACCGATGGGTCGAGCACGGCCAGCACCGCGGCCTGGTCGTCGTCGTGGGCCAGGGCCCGGATGCGGGCCCGGTCGGGCAGGGTGGCCCGCAGCAGGTTCTGGCCCAGCCACCCCGCGGCCCCGGTGACGACCAGGTCGGGGGCGGGCTCGGGGCGCGGCGCGGCGGGGGCGGGGGACGGCTCGGTCATGGGTCTTCCGGCTAGAGGGTGGCGAGCAGGTGCTCGGCGTTGCGGGAGGCGATGGCCATCACCGCGCCCTGCGGGTTGACCCCGGGGGCGTCGGGGAGGAGCGACGCGTCGTTGACGTAGAGGTTGGCGTGGCCGTGCACCCGGCCGTAGCTGTCGGTGCCGGTGCGGTCGGGGTCCTCGCCCATGCGCACGGTGGAGGTCATGTGCACGGTCATGAGGTTGGCCCGGCGCCGGGTCACGGCGTCCCACCACTGCACCAGGCCGGCCCGGTCCCGGACCACGGGCCCGCCCACGATCGACGGGTGCAGCTCGAAGGCCCCGGCGGCCAGCAGCACGTCGCCCACGTGCACCAGGCCCCGGGCCAGGCGGCTGAGGTCGCCGTCGGTGAGGCCGTAGGTCACCAGGGGGGCGGCGGCGCCGGGGAGGGCGGTGATGCGGCCCCGGCCCTCGCTGCGGATGGCGGCGTAGTACACGGCCACGTGCTCCCAGTCGGCCATGGCCTCGGTGGCGTCCAGCCCGGTCTCGGCCAGGGCCAGGGCCAGGTGGCCCCGCCGGCTGGCCGAGCCCCCGATGGTGAGGTGGGGGGAGAACTCGGTGACCCGGTGCATGGGGACGTCGTCGTGCTCCATGGGCTCGCCGAAGCGGGCCGCCACCTTGATGGTGGGATGGACCTTGAGGCCGGTGCCGACCACGCCCCGCACGCCGGAGCGTTGGAGCAGGGTCGGCGTCTGGATGGCCCCGGCGCACACCACCACGTGGTCGGCCAGCACGGCCACCCGCTGGCGGGTGCCGTCGGGGCGGGTGCGCTCGACGTCGAGGCCCACCGCCCGCCCGGCCCGGCGGCGGACCCGCAGCACCCGGCAGTCGGCCAGGACGGTGGCGCCGTCGGCCTCGGCCCGGGGCAGCAGGGTGCGGGACATGGTCTGCTTCACGGCCCGGCCGCCGGGCTCGTAGCGGTGGACCCGGGCGAACTCCACAGCCCGCCAGCCCAGCTTGGTGGC encodes the following:
- a CDS encoding GMC family oxidoreductase gives rise to the protein MGRPDTTLHTEVAVVGSGAGGAVTAARLAAAGRDVTVLEEGPRSEPDAVAPFSLEEMATKYRHRGLSASLGSPAIAFAEGRCVGGSTEINSGLYHRLPGELAAEWARAYAIDGFDPGTLDRYAAEVEAELGVSRLPGPAPRSSAVLEEGATKLGWRAVEFARVHRYEPGGRAVKQTMSRTLLPRAEADGATVLADCRVLRVRRRAGRAVGLDVERTRPDGTRQRVAVLADHVVVCAGAIQTPTLLQRSGVRGVVGTGLKVHPTIKVAARFGEPMEHDDVPMHRVTEFSPHLTIGGSASRRGHLALALAETGLDATEAMADWEHVAVYYAAIRSEGRGRITALPGAAAPLVTYGLTDGDLSRLARGLVHVGDVLLAAGAFELHPSIVGGPVVRDRAGLVQWWDAVTRRRANLMTVHMTSTVRMGEDPDRTGTDSYGRVHGHANLYVNDASLLPDAPGVNPQGAVMAIASRNAEHLLATL